The DNA window GCGACACCGTTGGCGTACATGGCTCGCAGGTAAACCCGGTCGTCAATGGCGTTGATACCGTCATTAAAACCGGTAGGCGCCAGACCACCAGCAACCACAATCGCCGCGGGATCCTTGGCCTTGATCGCGTTATAGGCCAGCCGCAGTAGTTCCACATACTGCGCGGCGCTGATTGGGTGGCTGCTGCTGTTCCACTCACGACGCAGGTTCTGCTCGTTCCAGATCTCATAGGCGTCCACACGCCCGCGATAGCGCTCCGCCAGTGCGCCAACAAAGTTGGCATAGGTCTGGAAGTTGGCGGGCGGGCCGTCTTCCTGTGTCGAATCGCGCGCCCAGGCCGGCGCCTTAACCACGCTGAAGAGGATCTTGACGTTGATCGACTCCAGCGTGTTGACCATCTCGTCGAGCGCCGCCCAGTTGATCTGGCCCTGGTTCGGTTCGTAGACTTTCCACTCAATCTGCTGCTTGACCCAGGTCATGCCCAGCTCAGTGACTCTGGCAGCAACCGCCGCCTGATTCTGGTTAGGCAGGTGAACCTGGATACCATAGGCAAAGGCCACGTTCGGGGTGGTGCCGCCACCTGGGACCGGCGTCGGCGTCGGCAACGGAGTAGTGCCGCCACTACCAGGAATGGTAAGCCTCTGACCAACGAAGATCAGGTTGGGATTAGCAATGTTGTTGAGCGTGACCAGTGTGCGGATGGTAGTGCCATAGCGAAGCGCAATGCGGTACAGAGTCTCGCCGCGCTGGACAATGTGGATCGACGTCTGGCCGGTGCCACCGCCGGGCGCCTGCGTGGGTGGTGGGGTCCCTCCACCAGCGGTACCGGGGATCTTCAGGACCTGCCCGACAAAGATCAGGTTCGGGTTAACAATACCGTTGGCCTGAACGATGGCGCTGATGGTCGTGCCGTATTGCAGCGCGATGCGATACAGGTTCTCCCCGGGTCTGACCACGTGGGTTCTTTCGCCTTGTTGTGCTGTGGCAGTGGCTGCTCCAAAAGCCAGGATCACCACCACGGCCAGGGCCACAGCAAGTGCACGTCTCATAGCTCCGCTCCTCCTCATAATGGCCTGCTCACCGTAAACTCATGATATAGGCGAGGCGGAGTTTTGCGCAAGTGCAGAGTCCACCCCGGAGCAGGTACGCACAACAGCGCCAGCGATCCGGTTGCCAGATACTAGGGGGGTAGTCGCCCGCCGCGTCATCCCGGCCTCCTGACCACCAGCCCTTTCTGCCCTGTCGCCTGCCACCGCAAACTGCTGTGCCTGCCACACTAAAGGGATGGTATACTTACCTGATTATTGCATCGGCACGCCTTGCCCGGCGAGTCAGAATCTGTGCCCGGTTTGCCTGTATCTGTCTCAGTCGGATCTGGCTGTGTGGAAGTTATCTCTCTGGAGAGATCGGCATGTCTGGCCCCAGACGCGAAACATTTCCCCAATCGACCTTTCCCGATCTGCGCATCCTGCACATTGACAACCTGCTGCCGCATGAGGAGCATGATGATCAGCGCGCCCGACCGTTAATCGAACGACTCAAGCAGGCCACCCACTGGCTGAATCCACCGATCGTGGCCCCGATCTACAACAGCGGTCTGTATGTGATTCTGGATGGCGCCAACC is part of the Anaerolineae bacterium genome and encodes:
- a CDS encoding LysM peptidoglycan-binding domain-containing protein, which produces MRRALAVALAVVVILAFGAATATAQQGERTHVVRPGENLYRIALQYGTTISAIVQANGIVNPNLIFVGQVLKIPGTAGGGTPPPTQAPGGGTGQTSIHIVQRGETLYRIALRYGTTIRTLVTLNNIANPNLIFVGQRLTIPGSGGTTPLPTPTPVPGGGTTPNVAFAYGIQVHLPNQNQAAVAARVTELGMTWVKQQIEWKVYEPNQGQINWAALDEMVNTLESINVKILFSVVKAPAWARDSTQEDGPPANFQTYANFVGALAERYRGRVDAYEIWNEQNLRREWNSSSHPISAAQYVELLRLAYNAIKAKDPAAIVVAGGLAPTGFNDGINAIDDRVYLRAMYANGVANYSDALGAHPNGWANPPASVCCNNTPGVPTHDDHPSFFFLQTLRDYRNIMVANGDSQTFIWATEFGWGTNADIGGAPPAGYEFVAYTDLNEQAQYIVAAFDIARNLNYVGPMFLWNLNFCEAAGANSEQCLWSLIGPSGPRPAYAAVRGISK